One part of the Mycosarcoma maydis chromosome 18, whole genome shotgun sequence genome encodes these proteins:
- a CDS encoding uncharacterized protein (related to SCD6 - protein may bind RNA and have a role in RNA processing) encodes MATAEYIGALISLVSKSDIRYQGLLASINPNEATIALERVRSWGTEGRRSAQGKSQEEIPPSDHVYDYIMFRAADVKDLKIDDPNPPKQQRPAPQPVLNDPAILNSSAQQLSGYVPPTGMYGMPPPPHFGAVPLAGAPGFNGPPPPQFNSAPGARPQQPSATVPPNNEAASIAPAPAPAPAPETAPTKSASASASPAAPSQPVTSNDQSSADKVLEEMSKLSVSKPGSSQQQAAASPSLLAPAVHGLPAIPHAAAAAANAAAQAERRTNHAARGGAREHRVHREVSGPSMPNREFDFESANAKFQKHKQAGTGGGEQDESTPSNSHVAGGLLDSIPPATGESGANFYDKKSGFFDNISSEIKERYERNDQPRGGQSYETSNGSFDTRGGRGAGGGRGASGRARANRAAEEIKNMQTFGDTGASTTPGATRARGRGSRAGFRGARGRGAPRGGAPNAYSNTAPMRIA; translated from the exons ATGGCTACCGCAGAATACATCGGAGCGCTCATCTCACTGGTGTCGAAATCCGACATCCGATACCAAGGTCTTCTGGCCTCGATCAACCCGAATGAGGCAACGATTGCGCTCGAAAGAGTGCGCTCATGGGGAACTGAAGGCCGACGATCTGCACAGGGAAAGTCGCAAGAAGAGATCCCCCCTAGCGATCATGTGTACGATTACATCATGTTTCGTGCTGCCGACGTAAAGGATCTCAAGATTGACGATCCCAACCCGCCAAAGCAGCAACGTCCGGCTCCGCAACCTGTGCTCAACGACCCTGCAATTCTTAAC TCGTCGGCACAGCAGCTAAGCGGCTATGTACCGCCAACGGGCATGTATGGCatgccaccaccgccacaCTTTGGTGCGGTGCCACTCGCGGGCGCGCCCGGCTTCAATGGTCCACCCCCTCCGCAGTTCAACAGCGCGCCTGGTGCTCGTCCGCAGCAACCGTCTGCAACGGTTCCGCCAAACAACGAAGCGGCTTCTATcgcacctgcacctgcacctgcacctgcacccGAGACGGCACCTACTAaatccgcatccgcatccgcatctcCAGCTGCACCGTCTCAACCAGTTACATCTAACGACCAGTCAAGCGCTGACAAGGTGCTCGAAGAGATGTCGAAACTGAGTGTCTCAAAACCTGGATCTTCACAACAGCAGgctgcagcatcaccatcgtTGCTTGCACCTGCAGTGCACGGTCTGCCTGCCATTCCacacgctgctgcggctgcagccaatgctgctgcgcagGCGGAGCGTCGCACGAACCACGCCGCGCGAGGCGGTGCAAGGGAACACCGGGTTCACCGGGAGGTTAGTGGACCCAGTATGCCGAACAGGGAGTTCGATTTCGAATCGGCCAACGCCAAGTTTCAGAAGCACAAACAAGCGGGCACGGGCGGTGGCGAACAGGATGAATCGACACCGAGCAATTCGCATGTGGCCGGAGGATTGCTGGATTCCATTCCACCGGCGACAGGCGAAAGTGGTGCCAACTTCTACGACAAAAAGAGTGGCTTCTTTGACAATATCTCGTCCGAGATCAAGGAGAGGTATGAGAGGAATGATCAGCCGCGTGGAGGACAGTCATACGAAACGAGCAATGGATCCTTTGACACTCGCGGCGGCCGCGGTGCAGGCGGGGGACGAGGTGCAAGCGGTAGGGCAAGGGCAAACCGCGCGGCTGAGGAGATCAAGAACATGCAGACGTTTGGCGATACAGGTGCTAGCACCACCCCTGGCGCAACGCGTGCAAGGGGACGAGGCAGTCGAGCCGGTTTCCGAGGTGCAAGAGGCCGTGGCGCGCCCAGAGGCGGCGCACCAAATGCATACTCGAACACCGCTCCCATGCGAATCGCTTGA
- a CDS encoding uncharacterized protein (related to RSC2 - member of RSC complex): MSNPSPYHQQQAMASGSNSPLATPLPIKRGRGRPPKNRDPNAPTPVKTTAPPPPKPTPQPRTSHVTSPRLRATQPTTYSATGSPFQPPPPTGYPSHTLGPGIPEQQNIFYQPVTSSAGPHSSPPVPSFPPMPTFQRQQELQQQQSQQNIREAQQARASVASRASVDVSAAAVPSSPAPSSAVQNNFNAVSTTTTTTTVSSSSSSTAAAAAPAEGAIMTAAGGSIGAGLGQAVGNAGASPASRTRRKADANEPELKLPEPHDAGWMTEPADAVQAQRAYSAVLDCIRNHIDATGRRPAEHLEQCPDPEVDPDFYEKVEKPTSLSAISQRIQEGEYPKATDFEMDMLQLFENARRLHPIGTQMYGDAVVLQRFYHEITKATPSRQEPITAERVLATAATADATHHFSSIPHGPLYASAGSNGDLTTRISSKSKTYYEHLNLKGKAFRVGDWIHLINPSDPTKPIVAQIFKVLRREEDDPDQGWVTVCWYYRPEQTFHPASKKFFKDEVVKTGYFADHHIEDILEKIMVMFYTKYIRGRPKPEYWDPRSPLYVTESRYNEQHRVFHKIKSWASCVPEEIRKVETPMNFFEKVVSPPPKEESPFLRGVHGPGALRDEDVASGEVAEFPDLFKDALDDFRPKKKGRGSDAAASAPSANETFTRLASLVTTRVTPDQYVRLQQLLSTPQAATLDMSQVSSELGGIDTSLLVELRNAAVAAGVASADFQKVASSDLAHRAQQGHAAEQQLQQQQQQSQTTMGILNLVRSQGGEGFYAALPQETRDLFADQPGGRVEWYAAAPLDLPLQHDLYKNGFYAPQQAHLRNHTLDYLYHQANVRNAGDATSDSQVRNSDRAEPSHPLQPSTSANGSSTPRALMAGSSPHMPHAPGMYDFLAPSARNSPLMRAGFGGVGAGVAPFGAGIAVASSNGSTDEALTPVMNQNQGWSAGSEWGEDPLKTAEALAEFSNHYSEGGALNLSNYLS, from the coding sequence ATGTCCAATCCAAGTCCATAccatcagcaacaagcCATGGCCTCGGGAAGCAACTCACCTCTTGCCACCCCTTTGCCTATCAAGCGAGGCCGTGGACGACCACCAAAGAATCGCGATCCTAACGCTCCTACTCCGGTCAAAACCACAGCACCACCTCCGCCTAAACCCACACCGCAGCCTCGCACTTCGCACGTCACCTCACCACGTCTTCGCGCAACTCAACCTACCACATATTCTGCTACCGGCTCTCCCTTTCAGCCGCCTCCCCCCACAGGCTACCCATCGCATACTTTGGGTCCAGGTATCCCAGAGCAGCAAAACATCTTTTACCAGCCTgtcaccagcagcgccggCCCGCATTCATCGCCTCCTGTTCCTTCTTTCCCACCAATGCCCACCTTTCAACGTCAGCaggagctgcagcaacaacagagTCAGCAGAACATCCGCGaagctcaacaagcaagGGCTTCAGTCGCATCGAGAGCAAGCGTCGATGTCTCGGCCGCTGCGGTGCCGTCATCGCCAGCGCCTTCTTCAGCCGTGCAAAACAACTTCAATGCTgtttccaccaccaccaccaccaccaccgtctcctcttcatcatcatcaacagcagcagcagcagctcctgcCGAAGGTGCCATCATGAccgctgctggtggatcTATAGGCGCTGGTCTTGGTCAGGCTGTGGGTAACGCCGGTGCATCGCCTGCCAGTCGTACACGGCGCAAAGCCGATGCAAATGAGcccgagctcaagctgcccGAGCCACACGACGCCGGTTGGATGACTGAGCCTGCCGATGCTGTGCAAGCACAACGCGCCTACTCCGCCGTGCTCGACTGCATCCGCAACCATATCGATGCCACCGGGCGCAGACCGGCCGAACATCTGGAACAGTGTCCCGATCCCGAGGTAGATCCCGACTTTTATGAAAAGGTCGAGAAGCCTACCTCGCTCTCCGCCATCTCACAACGCATTCAGGAGGGCGAGTATCCCAAGGCAACCGACTTCGAGATGGACATGCTCCAGCTCTTTGAAAACGCACGAAGATTACATCCCATTGGCACGCAGATGTACGGCGACGCTGTCGTCTTGCAACGATTCTACCACGAGATTACCAAGGCCactccatctcgacagGAGCCCATCACCGCTGAGAGAGTGTTGGCAactgcagcaacagccgaTGCAACCCACCACTTTTCCTCGATCCCACACGGTCCACTCTACGCCAGCGCCGGCTCAAACGGCGACCTGACTACccgcatcagcagcaaatcCAAGACCTACTACGAGCATCTCAACCTCAAAGGAAAAGCTTTCCGCGTCGGCGACTGGATTCATCTCATCAATCCTTCCGATCCCACCAAGCCCATCGTCGCTCAGATCTTCAAAGTGCTACGACGCGAAGAAGATGATCCAGATCAGGGTTGGGTGACTGTCTGCTGGTATTACCGACCCGAACAGACCTTCCACCCAGCTTCCAAGAAATTCTTCAAGGACGAAGTGGTCAAGACTGGCTACTTTGCCGATCATCACATTGAAGATATCTTGGAAAAGATCATGGTCATGTTTTACACAAAGTACATCCGCGGTCGACCAAAGCCCGAGTATTGGGATCCACGCAGCCCGCTTTACGTCACCGAATCGAGGTACAACGAACAGCACCGCGTATTCCACAAGATCAAGAGCTGGGCCAGCTGTGTGCCTGAAGAGATTCGCAAGGTCGAGACACCTATGAACTTTTTTGAAAAAGTCGTTTCTCCGCCGCCCAAGGAGGAGTCGCCCTTCTTACGTGGTGTCCACGGACCAGGTGCACTGCGTGACGAAGACGTTGCTAGTGGCGAAGTCGCCGAGTTTCCCGATCTGTTTAAGGATGCCTTGGATGATTTCCGCCCGAAGAAAAAGGGACGCGGAtccgacgctgctgcaagTGCGCCATCAGCAAATGAAACATTTACGCGTCTGGCTTCACTTGTAACCACACGTGTCACTCCTGATCAATATGTGCGGCTGCAACAGTTGCTGTCTACACCACAAGCCGCTACACTCGACATGTCACAGGTCAGCAGCGAACTGGGAGGTATCGACACCAgtctgctcgtcgagcttcgcAATGCCGCTGTCGCTGCCGGTGTAGCGTCGGCTGACTTCCAGAAGGTTGCTTCTTCCGACCTCGCTCATCGGGCTCAGCAAGGACACGCGgcggagcagcagctgcagcagcagcagcagcaatcacagACGACAATGGGTATCCTCAACCTGGTGCGCTCGCAAGGCGGCGAAGGCTTTTACGCCGCTCTGCCGCAAGAAACACGGGACCTGTTCGCGGATCAGCCGGGCGGACGGGTTGAATGgtacgctgctgctcccCTCGATCTTCCGCTGCAGCACGACTTGTACAAGAACGGCTTCTACGCTCCTCAGCAAGCACATTTGCGCAATCATACGCTCGACTATCTCTATCACCAGGCCAATGTGCGCAACGCAGGCGACGCCACGTCGGACTCGCAGGTGCGCAACAGTGACCGTGCCGAGCCATCTCATCCTCTGCAGCCTAGTACATCAGCAAACGGCAGCTCGACTCCTCGTGCTTTGATGGCAGGATCGTCGCCTCACATGCCACACGCCCCGGGCATGTACGACTTCCTGGCTCCCAGTGCACGCAACTCGCCTCTGATGCGTGCTGGTTTTGGAGGCGTcggtgctggtgttgcGCCGTTTGGCGCAGGCATCGCAGTCGCCAGCAGTAATGGCAGCACAGACGAGGCGCTGACGCCAGTCATGAATCAGAACCAGGGCTGGTCCGCCGGCAGCGAGTGGGGCGAAGATCCGCTCAAGACAGCCGAGGCACTGGCCGAGTTCTCGAACCACTATAGCGAAGGCGGAGCGTTGAATCTGTCCAATTACCTTTCCTAG